From one Erinaceus europaeus chromosome 4, mEriEur2.1, whole genome shotgun sequence genomic stretch:
- the ADGRF4 gene encoding adhesion G protein-coupled receptor F4: MKHQAIMVYSLMLFLVTECSNYRPRTHRKHEDKFYQPEGKPKTERIQEKCHGACIASSNCSLSCARHFHGKIEFTCDQNKWKKSTETCTSLSVETLFKDSDISSRVSAAAAASIPLHILDLRAPETSVNVVEGLRKNCPHDYSCIVNVVQSSEVTSGNIAFIVQLLRNISEGLSDNVTQEKMKSYSKMANHILDPAAISNWAFIPDKNASSDLLHSVNLFARQLHLDKEPESFVDEPFIQTKGFHLDHNTSEKMFNFSMNVNNTQKGILGTIEIPRQELWKLSSNTTRGISIAFPTLGKVLKEVHLQNTSLPKSVNGLILSVILPERLQQVLLTFEKINKSQNVRALCVGWHSKKRKWEENSCKTMMDHRDKVKCQCNYTSALMSFSILMSPKSINNKILDYITCIGLSISILSLLFCLIIEAIVWSRVVVTEISYMRHVCIVNIAVSLLIANVLFIVASIFKKKVQDNWCVAVTFFTHFFYLSLFFWMFFKALLIIYGILVIFRRMVKSHMMAIGFATGYGCPLVIAVTTIAVTVPGRGYVRTDACWLQWHNTKALLAFAVPALVIVAVNLFVVLVVAFNTQRPSIGSSKSQDVTIIMRISKNVAILTPLLGLTWGFGIVTLMENIPLSCHIIFALLNAFQGFFILLFGAIMDHKIRDALKMRMSSLKGKSRVVENASLNPTNGSKLMKR, encoded by the exons ATGAAGCACCAGGCAATCATGGTTTACAGTTTAATGCTATTTCTGGTCACAGAATGTTCTAATTACAGACCCAGGACCCACAGAAAA CATGAAGATAAATTTTACCAACCTGAAGGGAAACCTAAGACTGAACGAATACAAG agaaaTGTCATGGAGCCTGCATTGCATCTTCCAATTGTAGCCTTTCCTGTGCTCGGCACTTTCATGGAAAAATAGAATTTACCTGTGatcaaaataaatggaaaaaatccaCAGAAACATGTACAAGCCTTTCTGTGGAAACACTCTTTAAG GATTCAGATATTTCATCACGTGTTTCTGCAGCGGCAGCAGCTTCCATACCCCTACACATTCTTGACCTGCGAGCTCCAGAGACCAGCGTCAATGTAGTTGAGGGACTTCGCAAGAACTGTCCGCATGATTACTCCTGCATAGTTAACGTGGTGCAATCATCAGAGGTCACGTCTGGAAATATTGCGTTTATAGTGCAGCTACTAAGGAATATTTCTGAAGGCTTATCAGATAATGTTACCCAAGAGAAGATGAAG AGCTATAGCAAAATGGCCAACCATATTCTCGACCCAGCAGCTATCTCAAACTGGGCTTTCATCCCTGACAAAAACGCCAGCTCTGATTTGTTGCACTCTGTGAATCTGTTTGCTAGACAACTCCACCTGGATAAAGAACCTGAGAGCTTTGTGGATGAACCCTTCATTCAGACCAAAGGGTTTCACCTCGACCACAATACCTCTGAAAAAATGTTCAATTTTTCCATGAATGTGAACAATACCCAAAAGGGTATCTTAGGAACAATAGAAATTCCCAGGCAAGAGCTCTGGAAGCTGTCATCAAACACAACCCGAGGTATCAGCATAGCATTTCCCACCTTAGGGAAGGTTCTGAAAGAGGTTCACCTGCAAAATACGAGCCTTCCTAAGTCGGTAAACGGCCTGATCCTCTCAGTGATTTTGCCAGAAAGATTGCAGCAAGTCTTACTCACCTTTGAGAAGATCAATAAATCCCAGAATGTGAGGGCACTTTGTGTCGGCTGGCACTCCAAGAAGAGGAAATGGGAAGAGAATTCATGTAAAACAATGATGGACCACCGGGACAAGGTGAAATGCCAGTGTAACTACACAAGCGCACTCATGTCTTTCTCCATCTTGATGTCTCCCAAATCAATAAATAACAAGATCCTGGACTACATCACCTGCATCGGGCTAAGCATTTCCATCCTTAGCTTGCTTTTTTGCCTGATTATTGAAGCCATAGTGTGGTCCCGGGTGGTTGTCACAGAGATATCATACATGCGTCATGTGTGTATTGTGAACATAGCCGTGTCGCTCCTGATTGCTAATGTGTTGTTCATCGTAGCttctatttttaagaaaaaggttCAGGACAACTGGTGTGTTGCAGTCACATTTTTCACCCACTTCTTCTACCTCTCATTATTTTTCTGGATGTTCTTCAAAGCGCTCCTCATCATCTATGGAATACTGGTCATTTTTCGTAGGATGGTGAAGTCCCACATGATGGCTATTGGCTTTGCCACTGGCTACGGATGCCCACTGGTCATTGCTGTTACCACAATTGCTGTCACAGTCCCAGGAAGAGGCTATGTGAGAACCGATGCTTGTTGGCTTCAGTGGCACAATACCAAAGCCCTTCTAGCATTTGCTGTCCCAGCCCTGGTGATTGTAGCTGTGAATCTTTTTGTGGTTTTGGTTGTGGCTTTCAACACTCAGAGACCCTCTATTGGCAGTTCCAAGTCTCAGGATGTGACCATAATTATGAGGATCAGCAAGAATGTTGCCATCCTTACCCCACTGCTGGGACTGACTTGGGGGTTTGGAATAGTCACACTCATGGAAAACATACCCTTATCATGCCATATAATCTTTGCCCTGCTCAATGCTTTCCAG